The Burkholderia lata genome contains a region encoding:
- a CDS encoding hypoxanthine-guanine phosphoribosyltransferase: protein MNREEALHIFNHSEEIVSADAVNASISRMADAIRAEIGDAFPLVLSVMGGAAVFTGMLLPHLDFPLEFDYIHLTRYRNTTQGSPEMHWRVAPRESVKDRIVLVLDDILDEGETMAAIRDRILDMGAQRFMSAVLCEKTLSKAKPLHPDFCGFPVPDRYVFGCGMDAKGYWRNLPTIRALTTNV, encoded by the coding sequence ATGAACCGCGAAGAAGCCCTCCACATTTTCAACCACTCCGAAGAGATCGTCTCGGCCGACGCCGTCAATGCGTCGATCTCCCGGATGGCCGACGCGATCCGCGCCGAGATCGGCGATGCGTTCCCGCTCGTTCTCTCGGTGATGGGCGGCGCCGCGGTGTTTACCGGGATGCTGCTGCCGCATCTCGATTTCCCGCTGGAATTCGACTACATCCACCTGACCCGCTATCGCAATACGACGCAGGGCAGCCCGGAAATGCACTGGCGCGTCGCGCCGCGCGAATCGGTGAAGGACCGGATCGTGCTCGTGCTGGACGACATCCTCGACGAAGGCGAGACGATGGCCGCGATCCGCGACCGCATCCTCGACATGGGTGCGCAGCGCTTCATGTCGGCCGTGCTGTGCGAGAAGACGCTCTCGAAGGCAAAGCCACTGCACCCCGACTTCTGCGGCTTCCCGGTGCCCGACCGCTACGTGTTCGGCTGCGGGATGGATGCGAAGGGCTACTGGCGCAACCTGCCGACGATCCGCGCGCTGACCACGAACGTCTGA
- the ffh gene encoding signal recognition particle protein: protein MLDNLTQRMARVVKTLRGEARLTEANTQEMLREVRLALLEADVSLPVVREFIAKVKEKALGEEVISSLSPGQALVGVVQKELTAVIGGDYEGKAAELNLAVTPPAVILMAGLQGAGKTTTAGKLAKLLREKYKKKVLTVSCDVYRPAAIMQLKTVSEQVGADFFPSTPDQKPVDIAIAAVDWAKRHYHDVLIVDTAGRLGIDEVMMQEIAALHGTLKPAETLFVVDAMLGQDAVNTAKAFNDTLPLTGVVLTKLDGDSRGGAALSVRHVTGKPIKFVGVAEKLDGLEVFHPDRMANRILGMGDILALVEEAQRGVDVQAAQKLADKVKKGGDFDLNDFRAQISQMKNMGGLSSLMDKLPAQFQQAAAGADMGQAEKSIRRMEGIISSMTPAERAKPEIIKATRKRRIAAGAGVPVQEVNRMLNQYDQMRTMMKKLKGGNMQKMMRGLKGMMPGMR from the coding sequence ATGCTCGACAATCTCACTCAACGGATGGCGCGCGTCGTCAAGACGCTGCGCGGCGAGGCCCGGCTTACCGAGGCGAACACGCAGGAGATGCTCCGCGAGGTGCGTCTCGCCCTGCTGGAGGCCGACGTTTCGCTGCCGGTCGTCCGCGAATTCATCGCCAAGGTCAAGGAAAAGGCGCTCGGCGAAGAAGTGATCAGCAGCCTGTCGCCGGGTCAGGCGCTGGTCGGCGTGGTCCAGAAGGAACTGACCGCCGTGATCGGCGGCGACTACGAAGGCAAGGCCGCCGAGCTGAACCTCGCGGTCACGCCGCCCGCGGTGATCCTGATGGCCGGCCTGCAGGGTGCGGGCAAGACCACGACCGCCGGCAAGCTCGCGAAGCTGCTGCGCGAGAAGTACAAGAAGAAGGTGCTGACCGTGTCGTGCGACGTGTATCGCCCGGCCGCAATCATGCAGCTGAAAACGGTGAGCGAACAGGTCGGCGCCGACTTCTTCCCGTCCACGCCGGACCAGAAACCCGTCGACATCGCGATCGCGGCCGTCGACTGGGCGAAGCGCCACTACCATGACGTGCTGATCGTCGACACGGCCGGCCGCCTCGGCATCGACGAAGTGATGATGCAGGAAATCGCCGCGCTGCACGGCACGCTGAAGCCGGCCGAAACGCTGTTCGTCGTCGACGCGATGCTCGGCCAGGACGCGGTCAACACCGCGAAGGCGTTCAACGACACGCTGCCGCTCACCGGCGTCGTGCTGACCAAGCTCGACGGCGACTCGCGCGGCGGTGCCGCGCTGTCGGTGCGTCACGTCACGGGCAAGCCGATCAAGTTCGTCGGTGTCGCCGAGAAGCTCGACGGCCTCGAGGTGTTCCACCCCGACCGGATGGCGAACCGGATCCTCGGCATGGGCGACATCCTCGCGCTCGTCGAGGAGGCGCAGCGCGGCGTCGACGTGCAGGCCGCGCAGAAGCTCGCCGACAAGGTCAAGAAAGGCGGCGACTTCGACCTGAACGATTTCCGCGCGCAGATCTCCCAGATGAAGAACATGGGCGGCCTGTCGTCGCTGATGGACAAGCTGCCTGCGCAGTTCCAGCAGGCGGCGGCCGGCGCCGACATGGGCCAGGCCGAGAAGTCGATCCGCCGGATGGAGGGCATCATCAGCTCGATGACGCCGGCCGAGCGCGCGAAACCCGAGATCATCAAGGCGACGCGCAAGCGCCGCATTGCAGCCGGCGCGGGCGTGCCGGTGCAGGAAGTCAACCGGATGCTGAACCAGTACGACCAGATGCGTACGATGATGAAGAAGCTGAAGGGCGGCAACATGCAGAAGATGATGCGCGGCCTGAAGGGCATGATGCCCGGCATGCGCTGA
- a CDS encoding cytochrome C assembly family protein gives MDIVLYALTAFLYGGLAVAGWRTHRQGATPLVASVPAVPVPASAASGMSGAGRALLFAALVAHGVLLHTTIFPNDAMVFGFAFALSAMFWLGAGIYWIESFFFPLDSLRLLVLPLACGASLLPLVFGGVRVLPYAAAPLFKLHFLIANIAYGLFAIAALHAILMLMVERRLQSLRSGGRDGSTGWIASWLETLPPLLTLEKLLFRLIGAGFVLLTLTLASGILFSEQVDARALRLDHKTVFAILSWLMFGGLLVARKTSGWRGRGAARWVLVSFAALLLAYVGSRFVFEVLLHRSVV, from the coding sequence ATGGATATTGTACTGTATGCCCTCACCGCATTCCTGTACGGCGGCCTCGCCGTCGCAGGCTGGCGCACGCACCGTCAGGGCGCGACGCCGCTCGTCGCGAGCGTGCCGGCCGTGCCGGTTCCCGCGTCCGCCGCGTCCGGGATGAGCGGGGCCGGCCGCGCGCTGCTGTTCGCCGCGCTGGTCGCGCACGGCGTGCTGCTCCACACGACGATCTTTCCGAACGACGCGATGGTGTTCGGCTTCGCGTTCGCGCTGTCCGCGATGTTCTGGCTCGGCGCCGGCATCTACTGGATCGAGAGCTTCTTCTTCCCGCTCGACAGCCTGCGCCTGCTGGTATTGCCGCTCGCGTGCGGCGCGTCGCTGCTGCCGCTCGTGTTCGGCGGCGTGCGGGTGCTTCCTTATGCCGCAGCACCGCTGTTCAAGCTGCATTTCCTGATCGCGAACATCGCATATGGCCTGTTCGCGATCGCGGCGCTGCACGCGATCCTGATGCTGATGGTCGAGCGGCGCCTGCAGTCGCTGAGGAGCGGCGGGCGCGATGGCTCGACGGGCTGGATCGCGAGCTGGCTCGAGACGCTGCCGCCGCTGCTTACGCTCGAGAAGCTGCTGTTCCGCCTGATCGGCGCCGGCTTCGTGCTGCTCACGCTGACGCTCGCGTCGGGCATCCTGTTCAGCGAGCAGGTCGACGCGCGCGCGCTGCGGCTCGACCACAAGACGGTATTCGCGATCCTGTCGTGGCTGATGTTCGGCGGCCTGCTGGTCGCCCGCAAGACGTCGGGCTGGCGCGGCCGTGGTGCCGCGCGCTGGGTGCTCGTGTCGTTCGCCGCGCTGCTGCTCGCGTATGTCGGCAGCCGGTTCGTTTTCGAGGTGCTGCTGCACCGTTCCGTGGTTTGA
- a CDS encoding PP0621 family protein, with amino-acid sequence MRQILLLILLFFAGSWIARKLRQAQEQAQARTGRGAGYDGTPGAGGAGAARPNGDARALPEPMVRCAECGVHAPKGDAVAAGGEYFCSAEHAQRHAARSSGRDAR; translated from the coding sequence ATGCGACAGATTCTTCTCCTGATTCTTCTCTTCTTCGCGGGTTCGTGGATCGCGCGCAAGCTGCGCCAGGCCCAGGAGCAAGCACAGGCGCGCACCGGCCGCGGCGCCGGTTACGACGGTACGCCCGGCGCCGGCGGCGCGGGTGCGGCACGCCCGAACGGCGACGCGCGGGCGCTGCCCGAGCCGATGGTGCGCTGCGCCGAATGCGGCGTGCATGCGCCGAAGGGCGACGCCGTTGCCGCGGGCGGCGAATACTTCTGCAGTGCCGAGCACGCGCAGCGCCACGCCGCACGGTCGAGCGGTCGCGACGCACGATGA
- the ampD gene encoding 1,6-anhydro-N-acetylmuramyl-L-alanine amidase AmpD yields the protein MSDALLLSVDANGWVREARHAPSPNFEVRPAGAVPTLVVVHNISLPPGEFGGDAIEALFLNRLDCDAHPYYQSHLRDVRVSAHFLIRRSGELVQFVSCDERAWHAGSSEFFGRARCNDFSIGIELEGADDVPFDDAQYAMLAALSRTLAARYPVDAFAGHSDVAPGRKTDPGPHFDWQRFASDAGFSAEYFPFRQH from the coding sequence ATGAGCGACGCGCTGCTGCTGTCGGTCGACGCGAACGGCTGGGTGCGCGAAGCGCGCCATGCGCCGTCGCCGAACTTCGAGGTGCGGCCCGCGGGCGCGGTGCCGACGCTCGTGGTCGTCCACAACATCAGCCTGCCGCCCGGCGAATTCGGTGGCGATGCAATCGAGGCGCTGTTCCTGAACCGCCTCGATTGCGATGCGCACCCTTATTACCAGAGCCACCTGCGCGACGTGCGCGTGTCCGCGCACTTCCTGATCCGCCGCAGCGGCGAGCTCGTGCAGTTCGTGTCGTGCGACGAGCGCGCGTGGCACGCGGGCTCGTCCGAGTTCTTTGGCCGCGCGCGCTGCAACGACTTCTCGATCGGCATCGAGCTCGAAGGCGCGGACGACGTGCCGTTCGACGACGCGCAGTATGCGATGCTCGCCGCGCTCTCCCGCACGCTCGCGGCACGCTACCCGGTCGACGCATTCGCCGGGCACTCGGACGTCGCGCCGGGCCGCAAGACCGACCCGGGCCCGCATTTCGATTGGCAACGCTTCGCGAGCGATGCCGGTTTTTCCGCCGAATACTTTCCTTTCCGTCAGCACTGA
- a CDS encoding ribonucleoside-diphosphate reductase subunit alpha, whose amino-acid sequence MQTTDNATSQYESASSRPLGGTEQGAKALAPQATFADYKVIRRNGSVVSFEPSKIAIAVTKAFLAVNGGQGAASARVREQVEQLTHNVVRALVRSRPNGGTFHIEDIQDQVELALMRGGEHNVARAYVLYREKRHLERQHAGEEAAAAGGEASTGINVVDNGVTRPLDLNALRALVVSACDGLGAAVNPDPIVAETVKNLYDGVPMSQVYDSAILAARTMIEKDPAYSQVTSRILLHTIRREILGEEVVQAEMSTRYAEYFPQFLKRGVDAGLLDDKLLQFDLKRLGEALDANRDLQFGYLGLQTLYDRYFLHVEGTRIEMPQAFFMRVAMGLSLNEIDRETRAIEFYNVLSSFDFMSSTPTLFNSGTHRSQLSSCYLTTVADDLDGIYEALKENALLSKFAGGLGNDWTRVRALGSHIKGTNGKSQGVVPFLKVVNDTAVAVNQGGKRKGAVCAYLESWHLDIEEFLELRKNTGDDRRRTHDMNTANWIPDLFMKRVMEGADWTLFSPSTCPDLHDKFGAEFEAAYTAYEDKVARGEIKLFKKIPAAQLWRKMLGMLFETGHPWITFKDPCNVRSPQQHVGVVHSSNLCTEITLNTSDSEIAVCNLGSVNLVAHLVKQADGSFALDHDKLKRTISVAMRMLDNVIDINYYAVAKARNSNLKHRPVGMGIMGFQDCLHLLRTPYASEAAVAFADRSMEAVCYYAYHASTELAEERGRYSSYRGSLWDRGILPQDTLKLLAEARGGYVEVDTSESLDWTSLRSRIATHGMRNSNCVAIAPTATISNIIGVSACIEPTFQNLYVKSNLSGEFTVVNEYLVRDLKERGLWDEVMVADLKYFDGMLSRIDRIPADLRAIYATAFEVDPTWLVEAASRRQKWIDQAQSLNIYMGGASGKKLDEVYKLAWLRGLKTTYYLRTMAATHVEKSTVAHGALNAVPTSGGSSSGGAQGAAGGFGAAGGAASSSGAVDAAPALAPVEADGPVCTMRPGDPGFDECEACQ is encoded by the coding sequence ATGCAAACCACCGACAACGCGACGTCCCAGTACGAGAGCGCCTCGAGCCGTCCGCTCGGCGGGACCGAACAGGGCGCGAAGGCGCTCGCGCCGCAGGCCACGTTCGCCGACTACAAGGTGATCCGCCGCAACGGCAGCGTCGTCTCGTTCGAACCTTCGAAGATCGCGATCGCGGTGACCAAGGCTTTCCTGGCCGTCAATGGCGGGCAGGGCGCGGCATCGGCGCGTGTGCGCGAGCAGGTCGAGCAACTGACGCACAACGTCGTGCGCGCGCTCGTGCGCAGCCGCCCGAACGGCGGTACGTTCCATATCGAAGACATCCAGGATCAGGTCGAACTCGCGCTGATGCGCGGCGGCGAGCACAACGTCGCGCGTGCGTACGTGCTGTATCGCGAGAAGCGTCACCTCGAGCGCCAGCATGCGGGCGAGGAAGCAGCGGCAGCGGGCGGCGAGGCGAGCACCGGCATCAACGTCGTCGACAACGGCGTCACGCGCCCGCTCGACCTGAACGCGCTGCGCGCACTGGTCGTGTCGGCATGCGACGGCCTCGGCGCTGCGGTTAACCCTGACCCGATCGTCGCGGAAACGGTGAAGAACCTGTACGACGGCGTGCCGATGAGCCAGGTCTACGACTCGGCGATCCTGGCTGCGCGCACGATGATCGAAAAGGATCCGGCATACAGCCAGGTCACGTCCCGCATCCTGCTGCACACGATCCGTCGCGAGATCCTCGGCGAAGAAGTGGTCCAGGCCGAGATGTCGACCCGTTACGCGGAATACTTCCCGCAGTTCCTGAAGCGCGGCGTCGACGCCGGCCTGCTCGACGACAAGCTGCTGCAGTTCGACCTGAAGCGCCTCGGCGAAGCACTCGACGCGAACCGCGACCTGCAGTTCGGCTACCTCGGCCTGCAGACGCTGTACGACCGCTACTTCCTGCACGTCGAAGGCACCCGCATCGAAATGCCGCAGGCATTCTTCATGCGCGTCGCGATGGGCCTGTCGCTGAACGAGATCGACCGCGAAACGCGCGCGATCGAGTTCTACAACGTGCTGTCCAGCTTCGACTTCATGAGCTCGACGCCGACGCTGTTCAACTCGGGCACGCACCGCTCGCAGCTGTCGTCGTGCTACCTGACGACGGTCGCGGACGATCTCGACGGCATCTATGAAGCGCTGAAGGAAAACGCGCTGCTGTCGAAGTTCGCCGGCGGCCTGGGCAACGACTGGACGCGCGTGCGTGCACTCGGCTCGCATATCAAGGGCACGAACGGCAAGTCGCAAGGCGTGGTCCCGTTCCTGAAGGTCGTCAACGACACGGCCGTCGCGGTCAACCAGGGTGGCAAGCGCAAGGGCGCGGTCTGCGCGTACCTCGAATCGTGGCACCTCGACATCGAGGAGTTCCTGGAGCTGCGCAAGAACACGGGCGACGATCGCCGCCGCACGCACGACATGAACACGGCGAACTGGATTCCCGACCTGTTCATGAAGCGCGTGATGGAAGGCGCCGACTGGACGCTGTTCTCGCCGTCGACCTGCCCGGACCTGCACGACAAGTTCGGCGCGGAATTCGAGGCGGCTTACACGGCTTACGAAGACAAGGTCGCGCGCGGCGAGATCAAGCTGTTCAAGAAGATCCCGGCGGCGCAGCTGTGGCGCAAGATGCTCGGCATGCTGTTCGAGACGGGCCACCCGTGGATCACGTTCAAGGATCCGTGCAACGTGCGCTCGCCGCAGCAGCACGTCGGCGTCGTCCACTCGTCGAACCTGTGCACGGAAATCACGCTGAACACGAGCGACTCCGAAATCGCGGTGTGCAACCTCGGCTCCGTGAACCTCGTCGCCCACCTGGTGAAGCAGGCCGACGGCAGCTTCGCGCTCGACCACGACAAGCTGAAGCGCACGATCAGCGTCGCGATGCGCATGCTCGACAACGTGATCGACATCAACTACTACGCGGTGGCGAAGGCGCGTAACTCGAACCTGAAGCATCGCCCGGTCGGCATGGGCATCATGGGCTTCCAGGACTGCCTGCACCTGCTGCGCACGCCGTACGCGTCGGAAGCGGCGGTCGCGTTCGCCGACCGTTCGATGGAAGCGGTCTGCTACTACGCGTACCACGCGTCGACCGAGCTGGCCGAGGAGCGCGGCCGCTACTCGAGCTACCGCGGCTCGCTGTGGGATCGCGGCATCCTCCCGCAGGACACGCTGAAGCTGCTCGCCGAAGCGCGCGGCGGCTACGTCGAGGTCGACACGTCCGAATCGCTCGACTGGACGTCGCTGCGTTCGCGGATCGCCACGCACGGCATGCGCAACTCGAACTGCGTCGCGATCGCACCGACGGCGACGATCTCGAACATCATCGGCGTGTCGGCCTGTATCGAACCGACCTTCCAGAACCTGTACGTGAAGTCGAACCTGTCGGGCGAATTCACGGTGGTGAACGAGTACCTGGTGCGTGACCTGAAGGAACGCGGCCTGTGGGACGAAGTGATGGTTGCCGACCTGAAGTACTTCGACGGCATGCTGTCGCGCATCGACCGGATCCCGGCCGATCTGCGCGCGATCTACGCGACCGCGTTCGAAGTCGACCCGACGTGGCTGGTCGAAGCGGCATCGCGTCGCCAGAAGTGGATCGACCAGGCGCAGTCGCTGAACATCTACATGGGCGGCGCGTCGGGCAAGAAGCTCGACGAGGTCTACAAGCTCGCATGGCTGCGCGGCCTGAAGACGACCTACTACCTCCGCACGATGGCGGCGACGCACGTCGAGAAGTCGACGGTCGCACACGGCGCGCTGAACGCGGTGCCGACGAGCGGCGGTTCGAGCAGCGGCGGCGCGCAAGGCGCAGCCGGCGGCTTCGGTGCGGCAGGCGGCGCAGCATCGTCGTCGGGCGCAGTCGACGCAGCACCGGCACTCGCACCGGTCGAGGCAGATGGCCCGGTGTGCACGATGCGTCCGGGCGATCCTGGCTTCGACGAATGCGAAGCGTGCCAGTAA
- a CDS encoding ribonucleotide-diphosphate reductase subunit beta, whose product MLNWDEEKTAVTPASGAQQNAMRTSAGAAVGLQAATPAAHQVRDIFEGDLAVPPQASAVPAGGSEARVNVADKRIINGQTDVNQLVPFKYKWAWEKYLAGCANHWMPQEINMSRDIALWKDPNGLTEDERRIVKRNLGFFVTADSLAANNIVLGTYRHITAPECRQFLLRQAFEEAIHTHAYQYIVESLGLDEGEIFNAYHEVTSIRAKDEFLIPFIHTLTDPAFKTGTLEADQKLLKSLIVFACIMEGLFFYVGFTQILALGRQNKMTGAAEQYQYILRDESMHCNFGIDLINQIKLENPHLWTAEFRAEIRELFKQAVELEYRYAEDTMPRGVLGLNASMFKSYLRFISNRRCQQIGLDPLYPNEENPFPWMSEMIDLKKERNFFETRVIEYQTGGALSWE is encoded by the coding sequence ATGCTCAACTGGGATGAAGAGAAGACTGCCGTAACTCCCGCGAGCGGAGCGCAGCAAAACGCGATGCGCACCTCCGCAGGAGCGGCTGTCGGACTGCAGGCTGCAACGCCTGCCGCCCATCAGGTCCGCGACATTTTCGAAGGCGATCTTGCGGTGCCGCCGCAAGCATCGGCTGTTCCCGCCGGCGGTTCGGAAGCGCGGGTCAATGTCGCCGACAAGCGCATCATCAACGGCCAGACTGACGTCAATCAGCTGGTGCCGTTCAAGTACAAGTGGGCGTGGGAAAAGTATCTGGCCGGTTGCGCGAACCACTGGATGCCGCAGGAAATCAACATGTCCCGCGACATCGCTCTGTGGAAGGACCCGAACGGTCTGACCGAGGACGAGCGCCGCATCGTGAAGCGCAACCTCGGTTTCTTCGTGACGGCCGATTCGCTCGCGGCGAACAACATCGTGCTCGGCACGTACCGCCACATCACGGCGCCCGAGTGCCGGCAGTTCCTGCTGCGCCAGGCGTTCGAAGAGGCGATCCACACGCACGCGTACCAATACATTGTCGAATCGCTCGGTCTCGACGAAGGCGAGATCTTCAACGCGTACCACGAGGTCACGTCGATCCGCGCGAAGGACGAATTCCTGATCCCGTTCATCCACACGCTGACGGATCCGGCCTTCAAGACCGGCACGCTCGAAGCGGATCAGAAGCTGCTGAAGTCGCTGATCGTGTTCGCCTGCATCATGGAAGGCCTGTTCTTCTATGTCGGGTTCACGCAGATCCTCGCGCTCGGCCGCCAGAACAAGATGACGGGTGCTGCAGAGCAATATCAGTACATCCTGCGCGACGAGTCGATGCACTGCAACTTCGGCATCGACCTGATCAACCAGATCAAGCTCGAGAATCCGCATCTCTGGACCGCCGAATTCCGCGCCGAGATCCGCGAGCTGTTCAAGCAGGCTGTCGAACTCGAATACCGCTACGCCGAAGACACGATGCCGCGCGGCGTGCTGGGTTTGAACGCGTCGATGTTCAAGAGCTATCTGCGCTTCATCAGCAACCGCCGTTGCCAGCAGATCGGCCTTGACCCGCTGTATCCGAACGAGGAAAACCCGTTCCCGTGGATGAGCGAGATGATCGACCTGAAGAAGGAACGCAACTTCTTCGAGACGCGTGTGATCGAGTATCAGACGGGCGGTGCGCTGTCCTGGGAATAA
- a CDS encoding histone H1-like DNA-binding protein, with translation MALAKKKPAAKKAAVKKVAAKKAAAPAKKAAAVKKVAAKKVAVKKVAAKKAAPAKKAAVKKVAAKKVATKKVAAKKVAVKKVAAKKAAPAKKAAVKKVAAKKVAVKKVAAKKAAPAKKAAAKKAAPAKKAAAKKAAPAKKAAAKKAAPAAKKAAPAKKAAAPAKKAAAAAPAPAKKAAAPKKAAAPKKAVVKKAAPATTASTASVAPASGVKTALNPAAAWPFPTGSRP, from the coding sequence ATGGCACTTGCCAAGAAGAAACCGGCTGCAAAGAAGGCCGCAGTGAAGAAGGTCGCTGCGAAGAAGGCTGCTGCGCCGGCGAAGAAGGCCGCTGCAGTGAAGAAGGTTGCTGCCAAGAAGGTCGCGGTGAAGAAGGTTGCCGCGAAGAAGGCAGCACCGGCGAAGAAGGCAGCAGTGAAGAAGGTTGCTGCCAAGAAGGTCGCAACGAAGAAGGTTGCAGCCAAGAAGGTCGCAGTGAAGAAGGTTGCTGCGAAGAAGGCAGCACCGGCGAAGAAGGCCGCAGTGAAGAAGGTTGCAGCCAAGAAAGTCGCAGTGAAGAAGGTTGCTGCGAAGAAGGCCGCACCGGCCAAGAAGGCTGCTGCGAAGAAGGCCGCGCCGGCGAAGAAGGCTGCTGCGAAGAAGGCTGCGCCTGCCAAGAAGGCTGCCGCGAAGAAGGCTGCGCCTGCTGCGAAGAAGGCTGCCCCTGCGAAGAAGGCCGCTGCTCCCGCGAAGAAGGCTGCCGCTGCTGCTCCGGCTCCGGCGAAGAAGGCCGCGGCTCCGAAGAAGGCTGCTGCTCCGAAGAAGGCCGTCGTGAAGAAGGCTGCACCGGCAACGACCGCGTCGACCGCATCGGTTGCGCCGGCATCGGGCGTGAAGACCGCGCTCAACCCGGCAGCGGCATGGCCGTTCCCGACCGGCAGCCGTCCGTAA
- a CDS encoding glycine zipper 2TM domain-containing protein yields MLTKKTLTLAAMLTASLTLTGCFTAPGSADVYSVGQAQREQTVRMGTVESVRAVRIQSDGGGSAIGTIGGGALGAVAGSAIGGGKGSILTAIAGGLVGAVAGNAVGENLSTANGVEITVRLDNGDLRSITQAASGEAFRAGERVRLLSSGGVTRVTH; encoded by the coding sequence ATGTTGACGAAAAAGACCCTCACGCTCGCGGCCATGCTGACGGCCTCGCTGACGCTCACCGGTTGCTTCACCGCACCCGGTTCGGCGGATGTCTATAGCGTCGGCCAGGCGCAGCGCGAACAGACGGTCCGCATGGGCACGGTCGAAAGCGTCCGCGCCGTGCGCATCCAGTCCGACGGCGGCGGCAGCGCGATCGGCACGATCGGCGGCGGCGCACTCGGCGCGGTGGCAGGCAGCGCGATCGGCGGCGGCAAGGGGTCGATCCTGACCGCGATCGCCGGCGGCCTCGTCGGCGCGGTCGCGGGCAACGCGGTCGGCGAAAACCTCAGCACGGCGAACGGTGTCGAAATCACCGTGCGCCTCGACAACGGCGATCTGCGCTCGATCACGCAGGCAGCAAGCGGCGAAGCGTTCCGCGCCGGCGAGCGCGTGCGACTGCTGTCGAGCGGCGGCGTCACGCGCGTCACGCACTAA
- a CDS encoding carbohydrate kinase family protein, with protein MATLICGSIAYDSIMTFEGRFREHILPDQVHLINLSFLVPTMRREFGGCAGNIAYALHLLGGDARIMGTVGALDAQSYLDRLDQLGLRRDHVRVLPDTYTAQAMITTDLDNNQITAFHPGAMMQSHLNHAGDAPGIKLAIVGPDGFDGMVQHVEELAKAGVPFVFDPGQGLPLFDGATLRRSIELATYVAVNDYEAKLVSDKTGWSEDEIASRVDALVITRGEHGATIRHKQGTELIPVVPAERISDPTGCGDAFRGGLLYGIEHGLDWATTGRLASLMGSIKIAHQGPQTYVLTRAEIDARFETAFGYSLK; from the coding sequence TTGGCTACGTTGATTTGCGGCTCGATCGCCTACGATTCCATCATGACCTTCGAAGGGCGGTTTCGTGAGCACATCCTCCCCGACCAGGTGCACCTCATCAACCTGAGCTTCCTCGTGCCGACGATGCGCCGCGAATTCGGCGGCTGCGCGGGCAACATCGCGTACGCGCTGCACCTGCTCGGCGGCGATGCGCGGATCATGGGGACGGTGGGCGCGCTCGACGCCCAGTCGTATCTCGACCGGCTCGACCAGCTCGGCCTGCGTCGCGACCACGTCCGCGTGCTGCCCGACACGTATACGGCGCAGGCGATGATCACGACCGATCTCGACAACAACCAGATCACGGCGTTCCACCCGGGCGCGATGATGCAGTCGCACCTGAACCACGCAGGCGACGCGCCGGGCATCAAGCTCGCGATCGTCGGCCCCGACGGCTTCGACGGGATGGTGCAGCACGTCGAAGAACTCGCGAAGGCCGGTGTGCCGTTCGTATTCGATCCGGGCCAGGGCCTGCCGCTGTTCGACGGTGCGACGCTGCGCCGCAGCATTGAACTTGCGACCTATGTAGCGGTCAACGACTACGAGGCCAAGCTGGTGAGCGACAAGACGGGATGGTCCGAAGATGAAATCGCCAGCCGGGTCGACGCGCTCGTCATTACGCGTGGCGAGCACGGCGCGACCATCCGCCACAAGCAGGGCACGGAGCTGATTCCTGTCGTGCCGGCCGAGCGTATCTCCGATCCGACCGGCTGCGGCGATGCCTTCCGGGGTGGCCTGCTGTACGGCATCGAACATGGCCTCGACTGGGCAACCACGGGCCGCCTCGCGAGCCTGATGGGCTCGATCAAGATCGCCCACCAGGGGCCCCAGACTTACGTACTGACGCGCGCCGAGATCGACGCGCGCTTCGAGACTGCATTCGGTTACAGTCTCAAATGA
- the tpx gene encoding thiol peroxidase: protein MSKVTLGGNPIDLAGTFPAVGAQGADFKLVGKDLADLSLASFAGKRKVLNIVPSLDTPTCATSTRKFNEAASSLDNTVVVVVSADLPFAATRFCTTEGLENVVTASTFRTGRAFANAYGVDVTSGPLNGLTARAVVVLDAQDKVIHAELVGEIKDEPNYDAALAALK from the coding sequence ATGAGCAAAGTTACGCTGGGTGGCAACCCGATCGATCTCGCCGGCACGTTCCCGGCCGTCGGCGCACAAGGCGCCGATTTCAAGCTGGTCGGCAAGGACCTCGCCGACCTGTCGCTCGCCAGCTTCGCCGGCAAGCGCAAGGTGCTGAACATCGTCCCGAGCCTCGACACGCCGACCTGCGCGACGTCGACCCGCAAGTTCAACGAAGCCGCATCGTCGCTCGACAACACGGTCGTCGTCGTCGTGTCCGCCGACCTGCCGTTCGCTGCGACGCGCTTCTGCACGACCGAAGGCCTCGAGAACGTCGTGACTGCTTCGACGTTCCGCACCGGCCGCGCGTTCGCGAACGCATACGGCGTCGACGTGACGAGCGGCCCGCTGAACGGCCTGACCGCACGTGCGGTCGTCGTGCTCGACGCGCAGGACAAGGTGATCCACGCGGAACTCGTCGGCGAAATCAAGGACGAGCCGAACTACGATGCAGCGCTCGCCGCACTGAAGTAA